From the genome of Schaalia dentiphila ATCC 17982, one region includes:
- a CDS encoding rhomboid family intramembrane serine protease, with product MSMPSYGQRSDPHAAPDCPRHPGVRSVDYCKRCNRPMCVDCAIPTEVRSICVDCTSSKKRWMGSASRAAATGTPVVTYAMMAICVLMYVVTLLVPTTKLSLALVPARLMAHPWTVLTGAFLHGGIMHILFNMLSLYWVGRAIEPVLGRWRFLTLYLVSALGGSAFILVWCLIQPSEIFVSTVGASGAVFGLFGAVFVLQRLGGSDTTAILTLLGINLVYGFMVSGISWQGHIGGAIAGVCATWVLVHMARPRPGVTQVHQNRREAVVALGMIAGMLVLNALAFRVLYEVYGA from the coding sequence ATGAGCATGCCGAGCTACGGCCAGCGCTCTGACCCGCACGCCGCCCCCGACTGCCCGCGCCACCCGGGTGTGCGCAGCGTCGACTACTGCAAGCGCTGCAACCGGCCCATGTGCGTGGACTGCGCGATCCCCACCGAGGTCCGCTCGATCTGCGTGGACTGCACGTCCTCGAAGAAGCGGTGGATGGGCTCCGCCTCGCGTGCGGCCGCGACCGGCACGCCGGTCGTCACCTACGCGATGATGGCGATCTGCGTCCTCATGTACGTCGTGACCCTGCTGGTGCCCACCACGAAGCTCAGCCTGGCGCTCGTGCCTGCGCGGCTGATGGCGCACCCGTGGACGGTCCTCACCGGCGCGTTCCTGCACGGGGGTATCATGCACATCCTGTTCAACATGCTCTCCCTGTACTGGGTGGGGCGCGCGATCGAACCGGTCCTGGGCCGGTGGCGCTTCCTCACCCTCTACCTGGTGAGCGCGCTGGGCGGCTCGGCCTTCATTCTCGTCTGGTGCCTCATCCAGCCCTCGGAGATCTTCGTGAGCACCGTGGGCGCGTCGGGCGCAGTCTTCGGCCTGTTCGGCGCTGTGTTCGTTCTCCAGCGCCTGGGCGGCTCAGACACGACCGCAATCCTGACGCTGCTCGGCATCAACCTCGTCTACGGCTTTATGGTCAGCGGCATCTCCTGGCAGGGCCACATCGGCGGGGCGATCGCCGGCGTGTGCGCCACGTGGGTCCTGGTGCACATGGCCCGCCCACGTCCGGGCGTCACGCAGGTGCACCAGAACCGGCGCGAAGCGGTCGTCGCACTCGGCATGATCGCCGGCATGCTCGTGCTCAACGCCCTCGCGTTCCGCGTCCTGTACGAGGTCTACGGCGCGTGA
- a CDS encoding cell division protein CrgA yields MAESKKRKKNGHEVEDDTDIQNWTDGIPLSPAWWAPTFVALMILGLLWVVVYYISSGTYPVPKLGAWNIAVGLGTMMVGFLMTLRWR; encoded by the coding sequence GTGGCCGAATCCAAGAAGCGTAAGAAGAATGGGCACGAGGTTGAGGACGATACCGACATCCAGAACTGGACTGACGGCATTCCGCTTAGCCCCGCCTGGTGGGCGCCCACGTTTGTGGCCCTGATGATTCTGGGCCTGCTGTGGGTTGTTGTCTACTACATTTCGTCGGGCACCTACCCGGTTCCGAAGCTGGGCGCGTGGAACATCGCGGTGGGTCTGGGCACGATGATGGTCGGCTTCCTGATGACGCTGCGTTGGCGTTGA
- a CDS encoding Rossmann-like domain-containing protein — MTSPWDLYDQLIDEIPADITVTQILTDGKWRRVASSEDGVGMAFGMNVQSRPRATEDPSDLVGRPLRDIAALAKSWNFEDAGIGMAAVNSYHSHPVRALAHGFRPCKENNWARTFHPYAPLVAGKRVAIIGHFPFASAAMPDAAELNILERNVLEGDYPDSACEYLLPEMDYVFISGSAFVNKTMPRLLALASDAHTVVLGPSTPASPAILHAGATTVMSFASAHPARLEDGLAGRSLLGMYDAGMRVELSRP; from the coding sequence ATGACCAGCCCCTGGGACCTGTACGACCAGCTCATCGACGAGATCCCCGCCGACATCACCGTCACCCAGATCCTCACCGACGGCAAATGGCGCCGCGTCGCCTCCAGCGAAGACGGCGTCGGCATGGCCTTCGGCATGAACGTCCAGTCGCGCCCGCGCGCCACCGAGGACCCCTCCGACCTCGTCGGCCGCCCCCTGCGTGACATCGCCGCCCTCGCCAAGTCCTGGAACTTCGAGGACGCCGGCATCGGCATGGCAGCTGTCAACTCCTATCACTCTCACCCCGTACGTGCCCTCGCCCACGGATTCCGCCCCTGCAAGGAAAACAACTGGGCGCGCACCTTCCACCCCTACGCGCCCCTCGTCGCCGGCAAGCGCGTTGCCATCATCGGCCACTTCCCCTTCGCGTCCGCCGCCATGCCCGATGCCGCCGAGCTCAACATCCTCGAACGCAACGTCCTCGAAGGCGACTACCCCGACTCCGCTTGCGAATACCTGCTCCCCGAGATGGACTACGTCTTCATCTCCGGATCCGCATTCGTCAACAAGACGATGCCGCGCCTCCTCGCGCTCGCTTCCGACGCTCACACCGTCGTCCTCGGACCCTCGACACCCGCGTCCCCCGCGATCCTGCACGCCGGCGCCACCACCGTCATGTCCTTCGCCAGCGCGCACCCCGCGCGCCTTGAAGACGGCCTCGCCGGACGCTCCCTCCTTGGCATGTACGACGCCGGCATGAGGGTTGAGCTCAGCAGGCCGTGA
- a CDS encoding peptidylprolyl isomerase: MKAILHTSAGDITVELFPNHAPNTVNNFVTLAKGEREWVDPTTGQKTSRPLYDGTIFHRVIPGFMIQGGDPLGTGTGGPGYQFNDEIHPELNFNDPYLLAMANAGKRMGKGTNGSQFFITVAPTPWLLGNHTIFGKVADEESKRVVDAIATTPTGAQDRPVTEQVINSIEIVD; this comes from the coding sequence ATGAAAGCTATTCTTCACACCTCCGCCGGCGACATCACCGTCGAACTGTTCCCCAACCACGCCCCCAACACGGTCAACAACTTCGTGACCCTGGCCAAGGGCGAGCGCGAATGGGTCGACCCCACGACCGGCCAGAAGACCTCCCGTCCCCTCTATGACGGCACCATCTTCCACCGCGTCATCCCCGGCTTCATGATCCAGGGCGGCGACCCCCTCGGCACCGGCACCGGCGGCCCCGGCTACCAGTTCAACGACGAGATCCACCCCGAGCTGAACTTCAACGACCCCTACCTGCTCGCCATGGCCAACGCCGGCAAGCGCATGGGCAAGGGCACCAACGGCTCCCAGTTCTTCATCACCGTGGCCCCCACCCCGTGGCTGCTCGGCAACCACACCATCTTCGGTAAGGTCGCCGACGAGGAGTCCAAGCGCGTCGTCGACGCCATCGCCACCACCCCCACGGGCGCCCAGGACCGCCCCGTGACGGAGCAGGTCATCAACTCCATCGAGATCGTCGACTGA